A window of Kineococcus mangrovi genomic DNA:
CGCCGCCTGCAACGCGGCCACCTTCTCCGGATCGACGTCGATGCCGATGACCTCATGACCCAGCTCAGCCATGCACGCCGCATGGACGGCTCCGAGGTACCCACACCCGATGACAGTCATCCG
This region includes:
- a CDS encoding 3-hydroxyacyl-CoA dehydrogenase NAD-binding domain-containing protein encodes the protein MRMTVIGCGYLGAVHAACMAELGHEVIGIDVDPEKVAALQAA